The proteins below are encoded in one region of Penicillium psychrofluorescens genome assembly, chromosome: 4:
- a CDS encoding uncharacterized protein (ID:PFLUO_005899-T1.cds;~source:funannotate), whose protein sequence is MANFARPVSSTIAGVEFSVFSDQEIKALSVKRIHNTPTLDSFNNPVPGGLYDPALGAWGDHVCSTCRLNSWSCTGHPGHIELPVPVYNVTFFDQIYRLIRAQCVYCHRLQMSRAQVNLYTCKFRLLQYGLVDDLPAIDKIGTKGIKSKDNDESNDDEEPDEEDIRDKRTAFVTRRIKEAKKAGSLDGLMAGAKNPVAAEHRRELVKSFLKDIVGARKCANCSGISPSYRKDRYSKIFRKQLTEKQKIAMAAGGFQAPNAMILLEQEKKHGSKQNGTQVNGVSDTASVTSETHGAEEEIRRGAAVVTQSASKEGQAGQEFMPSLEVYSTIKLLFQKEAEIMNLVYSSRPTPKGATPVTADMFFIKNILVPPNKYRPAAPQGPGEISEAQQNIPFSNILKNCDLINQISKEMQNEADKALTRVRNYSDLLQAMIQLQDTVNGLIDRERTAVTGSAIAGLPNGIKQLLEKKEGLFRKNMMGKRVNFAARSVISPDPNIETNEIGVPLVFAKKLTFPEPVTNHNFFELKEAVINGPDRYPGAAAIENENGQVINLKFKSLDERTALANQLLAPSNWRIKGSRNKKVYRHLTTGDYVLMNRQPTLHKPSIMGHKARVLPNERTIRMHYANCNTYNADFDGDEMNMHFPQNELAQAEARMLADADHQYLVATSGKPLRGLIQDHISMGTWLTCRDSFFDEEDYHQLLYNCLRPENSHIVTDRIQLVEPAFLKPKYLWTGKQIITTILKNIKPPERAGLTLKSKSSTPGERWGEGSEEGNVIFDDGEFLCGILDKKQLGPSAGGLIDAIHEIYGHTVAGKLMSILGRLLTRFLNMRAFTCGIDDLRLTKEGDRARKELLSKAEKMGREAALKYVTLDQTTVTDEDTELKRRLEEVLRDDDKQSGLDSVSNARNGELSSEITRACLPGGLAKSFPWNQMQSMTISGAKGSGVNANLISCNLGQQVLEGRRVPTMISGKTLPSFKAFETHPMAGGYVCGRFLTGIKPQEYYFHAMAGREGLIDTAVKTSRSGYLQRCLIKGMEGLKAEYDSSVREASDGSIVQFLYGEDGLDITKQVHLRDFDFLAANYRSISQQVQSDHFQSLAKEEVTAWHKDAMRAVRRSNDPNAMDTVLSRYHPGGNLGSTSEDFAQALKKYSDDNPDELIKDKKKNIEGKITRKAFDKLMNMKYLKSIIDPGEAVGIMAGQSVGEPSTQMTLNTFHLAGHSAKNVTLGIPRLREIVMTASAAIMTPQMTLALNDEISREDSEKFAKAISKLSVAEVVDKVQVRERIASGIGHTTAKVYDIEVNFFPAEEYTKEYAIQVKDVQNALQTKFIPRLVKLTRNELKKRKDEKTMKSHSTAQPEIGVSIGTISEGPRGPDREIEPADDDNEDDEDDAKRARGAQNRDNQVSYEGPDEDEEAIIRRQNSPEVDDDFKDDHHPVRMTGDVDMNDDSDSDSDSDDEGVQDSKARENDVKEKFEEVTKFKFDHKTGTSCTVQLQYDVSTPKLLLLPIVEKAVHEAVIQSIPRLGNCVYVKADDIKKEPATVVTEGVNLLAMRAYQDIIKPHSIYTNSIHDMLNLYGVEAARATIVREMDAVFKGHSISVDNRHLNLIGDVMTQSGGFRAFSRNGLVKDSASPFARASFETTVGALRDAVLERDVDNLKSPSSRIVVGRSGTVGTGSFDILAPVA, encoded by the exons ATGGCGAATTTCGCTCGCCCGGTCTCGTCGACCATTGCTGGAGTCGAATTCAGTGTCTTCTCGGACCAGGAGATCAAAGCTCTATCGGTGAAAAGAATTCACAATACCCCAACCTTGGATTCGTTCAACAACCCGGTTCCCGGTGGTCTTTATGATCCGGCCCTCGGTGCATGGGGAGACCATGT ATGTTCTACATGCCGCCTGAACTCATGGTCTTGTACCGGCCATCCCGGACACATCGAGCTCCCAGTGCCCGTCTACAATGTCACCTTCTTCGACCAAATCTACCGGCTTATCCGCGCACAGTGTGTGTATTGTCACCGCCTACAGATGTCCCGCGCTCAGGTTAACTTGTACACCTGCAAGTTCCGCCTTTTGCAATATGGTCTCGTCGATGATCTACCCGCAATCGACAAAATCGGAACAAAGGGAATCAAATCAAAAGACAACGACGAGTCCAATGATGACGAAGAgccggatgaggaagacATCAGGGATAAGCGAACTGCTTTCGTCACTCGGCGCATTAAGGAAGCCAAAAAAGCGGGCAGCCTGGACGGGCTTATGGCCGGTGCAAAGAATCCGGTTGCCGCTGAGCACAGGCGAGAGCTGGTCAAATCCTTCCTCAAGGACATTGTTGGCGCTCGTAAATGCGCTAACTGCAGCGG AATTTCTCCATCCTATCGAAAAGACCGCTACAGCAAGATCTTCCGAAAACAATTGaccgagaagcagaagatTGCGATGGCGGCTGGCGGATTCCAGGCACCAAACGCTATGATCCTTCTcgaacaagaaaagaagcatGGGTCAAAGCAAAATGGGACTCAGGTAAACGGCGTCTCCGATACTGCCAGCGTCACCTCGGAGACTCATggtgccgaggaggaaatccGTCGCGGGGCCGCTGTTGTGACGCAGTCCGCTTCAAaagaagggcaagctggACAAGAGTTTATGCCCAGCTTGGAGGTCTACAGTACCATCAAGCTTCTTTTccagaaggaggccgagatTATGAACCTTGTGTACAGTTCTCGACCCACGCCAAAGGGGGCGACTCCGGTAACGGCGGAcatgttcttcatcaaaaATATTTTGGTTCCGCCAAACAAGTACCGCCCGGCTGCTCCTCAAGGCCCTGGAGAGATCTCCGAGGCTCAGCAGAACATCCCGTTCAGCAATATCCTGAAGAACTGCGACCTCATCAATCAAATCAGCAAGGAAATGCAGAACGAAGCCGACAAGGCCCTCACTAGGGTGCGGAATTATAGTGATCTACTCCAGGCAATGATTCAACTACAGGATACGGTTAACGGTCTGATTGATCGCGAGCGGACTGCGGTTACCGGGTCAGCCATTGCTGGGCTTCCCAATGGCATCAAACAGCTCCtagagaagaaggaaggacTGTTTCGAAAGAACATGATGGGCAAGCGTGTGAACTTTGCTGCCCGAAGTGTTATTTCGCCAGATCCCAACATCGAGACCAACGAGATCGGTGTGCCTCTTGTCTTTGCCAAGAAACTGACCTTCCCGGAGCCTGTGACGAACCACAATTTTTTCGAGTTGAAAGAAGCAGTCATCAATGGTCCAGACAGATATCCTGGTGCAGCGGCTATCGAGAACGAGAATGGCCAGGTTATCAATCTCAAGTTCAAGAGCTTGGATGAACGGACAGCACTTGCCAACCAACTTCTCGCGCCCTCAAACTGGCGGATAAAGGGCTCGCGCAACAAGAAGGTTTACCGACATCTTACGACTGGCGATTATGTCTTGATGAACCGTCAACCTACTCTGCACAAACCATCCATCATGGGTCACAAAGCTCGTGTGCTTCCCAACGAGAGGACCATTCGCATGCACTACGCCAACTGCAATACCTACAATGCGGATTTCGATGGTGATGAGATGAACATGCACTTTCCTCAGAACGAGCTTGCTCAGGCAGAAGCCAGGATGCTTGCGGACGCAGATCATCAGTACCTCGTTGCTACCTCAGGAAAGCCGCTTAGAGGTTTGATTCAGGATCACATTTCGATGGGGACATGGTTAACGTGCCGAGACTCCTTTTTCGATGAAGAAGATTATCATCAGCTTTTGTATAACTGTTTGAGACCAGAAAACTCCCACATAGTCACTGATCGGATCCAGCTCGTGGAGCCAGCGTTCCTAAAACCGAAATATCTCTGGACTGGCAAACAGATTATCACGACAATCCTCAAAAACATCAAGCCCCCAGAGCGGGCAGGCCTTACGCTGAAGAGCAAGTCTTCGACTCCTGGTGAACGATGGGGCGAGGGCAGTGAAGAAGGAAATGTCATCTTCGACGATGGAGAGTTCCTGTGTGGTATCCTCGATAAGAAGCAGCTTGGTCCGAGCGCCGGTGGTCTCATTGATGCTATTCATGAGATCTACGGACACACAGTTGCCGGAAAGCTGATGAGTATCCTGGGACGCCTTCTAACCCGGTTCTTGAACATGCGAGCATTCACTTGTGGTATTGATGATCTCCGATTGACCAAAGAGGGCGATCGGGCTCGCAAGGAGCTGCTGAGCAAGGCTGAGAAGATGGGTCGTGAGGCTGCTCTGAAATACGTGACTTTGGACCAGACCACTGTGACAGACGAGGACACCGAGCTCAAACGTCGTTTGGAAGAGGTTCTCCGTGACGATGACAAGCAAAGCGGCTTGGATAGCGTTTCAAACGCTCGAAACGGCGAACTGTCTTCAGAAATCACCCGGGCCTGCTTGCCAGGCGGTCTCGCTAAATCTTTCCCCTGGAACCAAATGCAGTCGATGACAATCTCCGGAGCTAAGGGTTCAGGTGTCAACGCCAACCTGATTTCCTGCAACCTCGGCCAGCAAGTTTTGGAAGGTCGTCGGGTACCCACCATGATCAGTGGTAAAACGCTGCCGTCATTCAAGGCCTTCGAGACACACCCCATGGCTGGTGGCTATGTCTGCGGTCGTTTCTTGACTGGCATCAAGCCCCAAGAATACTACTTTCACGCCATGGCCGGCCGTGAAGGTTTGATTGATACTGCAGTCAAGACGTCCAGATCGGGCTACCTGCAGCGCTGCTTGATCAAGGGTATGGAAGGATTGAAGGCCGAATACGACTCATCCGTTCGTGAAGCTTCGGATGGCTCCATTGTCCAATTCTTATATGGTGAAGACGGTCTTGATATCACCAAACAAGTTCATCTCAGAGATTTCGATTTCCTTGCCGCAAACTACCGCTCAATTTCGCAACAAGTCCAATCAGACCATTTCCAAAGCCTGGCAAAGGAAGAGGTTACGGCCTGGCACAAGGACGCAATGAGGGCTGTTCGTCGGTCCAACGATCCCAATGCTATGGACACTGTGTTGTCTCGGTACCACCCTGGAGGAAACTTGGGCAGCACGTCTGAAGATTTTGCTCAAGCGCTCAAGAAG TATTCCGATGACAACCCGGATGAGCtcatcaaggacaagaaaaagaacatcGAGGGCAAAATCACCAGGAAGGCTTTTGATAAGTTGATGAACATGAAGTACCTGAAGTCCATTATTGATCCTGGAGAGGCGGTTGGAATCATGGCAGGTCAGTCTGTCGGAGAGCCATCGACGCAGATGACCTTGAACACTTTCCATTTGGCTGGTCACTCGGCAAAGAACGTGACACTTGGTATTCCTCGACTCCGTGAAATTGTTATGACTGCCAGTGCTGCGATCATGACACCACAAATGACGCTGGCTTTGAACGATGAAATTTCCAGGGAAGACTCGGAGAAGTTTGCAAAGGCAATCAGCAAGCTCAGCGTCGCCGAGGTTGTCGACAAGGTGCAGGTTAGGGAAAGAATCGCTTCAGGTATCGGTCACACGACAGCCAAGGTTTATGATATCGAGGTCAACTTCTTCCCAGCCGAGGAATACACCAAGGAATACGCCATTCAGGTCAAGGATGTGCAGAACGCCCTGCAGACCAAGTTCATCCCCCGATTGGTCAAGTTGACTCGTAAcgagctgaagaagcggaaggacgagaagacgatgaagagccACTCAACCGCTCAACCTGAAATCGGTGTTTCTATTGGCACGATCTCCGAGGGACCGAGAGGACCGGATCGTGAGATTGAGCCTGCGGATGACGAcaacgaggacgatgaagatgatgccaAGCGAGCACGCGGAGCCCAGAACCGGGACAACCAGGTTTCCTACGAAGGGCctgacgaggacgaggaggccatcATTAGACGTCAGAACTCTCccgaggtggatgatgacTTCAAAGATGATCATCACCCCGTCCGGATGACTGGTGATGTGGACATGAATGACGATTCCGACTCTGACTCCGACTCGGATGATGAGGGTGTCCAGGACAGCAAGGCGCGTGAGAACGACGTCAAGGAGAAGTTTGAAGAGGTCACCAAGTTCAAGTTTGACCACAAGACAGGCACGTCGTGCACTGTTCAGCTGCAGTACGATGTCTCGACCCCGaagcttcttctccttccaatcGTCGAAAAGGCCGTCCACGAAGCCGTGATTCAATCTATTCCCCGCCTTGGAAATTGCGTCTACGTTAAAGCAGACGACATCAAGAAGGAGCCTGCCACTGTTGTCACCGAGGGCGTCAACCTGCTCGCCATGCGCGCCTACCAGGACATCATCAAGCCGCATTCAATCTACACCAACTCCATCCACGACATGCTCAACCTGTACGGTGTCGAAGCTGCGCGCGCCACCATCGTCCGCGAAATGGACGCCGTTTTCAAGGGCCACAGTATCAGCGTGGATAACCGCCATCTGAACCTGATCGGCGACGTGATGACCCAGTCCGGCGGATTCCGCGCCTTCAGCCGTAACGGCCTGGTCAAGGATTCTGCATCACCCTTTGCGAGAGCTAGTTTTGAGACCACCGTTGGTGCCTTGAGAGATGCTGTGCTCGAGAGAGACGTGGATAACCTCAAGAGTCCTAGCAGCAGAATTGTTGTTGGCCGCTCCGGTACTGTTGGAACTGGCTCTTTCGACATCCTTGCTCCAGTTGCATAA
- a CDS encoding uncharacterized protein (ID:PFLUO_005900-T1.cds;~source:funannotate) has translation MADVSGNARKRAHPEEDASNSQKRSRSNHGSPVPAQGGSATGKVDIDKMVAAARAKAEAVRARLQSARGGATPPVPPTEASPSPTPPAPSPAMSRLEQMKARVAAATGRANAAPPQRPPAPASPYHPTAFDDEGLNKARGGLDVGLHPALLAETTPEIRGGKGRQPGKGNRRNELRDNRARLDLSGPSIEEIRNNPYFDPSLGPKATMAKPRHAKQLVFNQKGKYIQQAAALRRQAQLEAMKKRIAERARQAGIDEDMDIEKAFVVPAPPALEWWDEGLVNGDGYAAIDDSQNLKVDTADSIITRYIQHPVLIEPPQDKHVPVAKPMYLTPKEQAKIRRQRRMADLKEQQAKIRLGLEPAPPPKVKKSNLMRVLGEEAVKDPTAVEARVNREIADRRDKHEHMNEERKLSKEERHEKLAAQQEKDAALGIHVSVYRIDNLASGRNRFKISRNAEQNALTGICVMHPKFNLLIVEGGSHSIKNYRKLMLNRIDWTENPGPDAVKEGNREAQAAWLSTEDEKGELKDFSHNSCTLLWEGQAKARAFRKWLGARVCETDSAAKEALSRAKMENFWTLAKSAKPSEF, from the coding sequence atggccgacgtGTCGGGCAATGCGCGAAAGCGGGCTCATCCCGAAGAGGATGCCAGCAACTCACAAAAGAGATCCCGATCAAATCATGGGTCTCCCGTCCCAGCCCAAGGAGGCTCTGCCACCGGCAAGGTGGACATCGACAAgatggtcgccgcggcgaGAGCAAAGGCTGAAGCCGTTCGCGCCCGTCTTCAGTCTGCCCGTGGTGGCGCGACACCACCCGTTCCGCCGACGGAGGCAAGCCCCAGCCCCACGCCACCAGCTCCCAGCCCTGCAATGTCGAGATTGGAACAGATGAAGGCCAGagtcgcagcagcaacggGGAGAGCCAATGCAGCGCCTCCACAACGACCACCTGCCCCGGCGTCCCCTTACCACCCCACGGCCTTTGACGATGAGGGTCTCAACAAGGCCCGCGGTGGTCTGGATGTCGGTCTTCACCCAGCACTACTCGCCGAGACTACACCTGAGATCCGTGGCGGCAAGGGACGGCAACCGGGCAAAGGAAATCGGCGTAATGAATTACGCGACAATCGGGCGCGACTCGATCTATCCGGTCCGTCGATAGAAGAAATCAGGAACAATCCTTATTTTGATCCAAGCCTCGGACCCAAAGCAACGATGGCCAAGCCGCGACACGCGAAGCAGCTTGTTTTCAACCAAAAGGGCAAATACATACAGCAAGCTGCGGCTCTGCGCAGGCAGGCGCAGttggaggccatgaagaagcGGATTGCAGAGAGAGCACGTCAGGCCGGAATCGATGAGGATATGGATATCGAAAAAGCATTTGTTGTGCCTGCTCCACCAGCTCTAGAATGGTGGGATGAAGGCCTGGTCAACGGAGATGGGTACGCTGCGATAGACGACTCCCAAAACCTCAAGGTCGATACTGCCGACTCCATCATCACACGGTACATTCAACACCCTGTCCTTATTGAGCCACCACAGGACAAACACGTGCCCGTGGCGAAACCCATGTACCTCACACCCAAGGAGCAGGCCAAAATCCGTCGCCAGCGACGTATGGCGGACCTAAAAGAACAGCAAGCGAAGATCAGATTAGGTCTTGAACCGGCCCCGCCACCAAAGGTCAAGAAGTCCAACCTCATGCGAGTTCTGGGCGAAGAGGCCGTCAAAGATCCCACGGCCGTGGAGGCTCGTGTGAACAGGGAGATCGCGGACCGCCGCGACAAGCACGAGCATATGAACGAGGAACGCAAATTGAGCAAGGAAGAACGGCATGAGAAACTCGCGGCTCAGCAGGAGAAGGATGCCGCCCTAGGAATTCACGTGTCGGTTTACCGCATTGACAATCTTGCGAGCGGCAGAAATCGCTTCAAGATTAGCAGGAACGCTGAGCAGAATGCTCTGACGGGCATCTGTGTCATGCATCCCAAGTTCAACCTGCTGATTGTCGAGGGCGGCAGCCACTCGATCAAAAACTACCGCAAGCTGATGCTGAACCGCATCGACTGGACTGAAAACCCAGGTCCCGATGCCGTGAAAGAAGGAAACCGTGAAGCTCAGGCGGCATGGCTATCTACGGAAGATGAGAAAGGCGAGCTAAAGGATTTCAGCCACAACAGCTGCACTCTTCTCTGGGAAGGACAAGCCAAAGCCCGCGCGTTTAGAAAATGGCTCGGTGCCAGGGTGTGTGAAACCGACTCAGCCGCGAAAGAAGCCCTATCTCGAGCCAAAATGGAGAACTTCTGGACATTGGCCAAGAGTGCCAAACCAAGCGAGTTTTAA
- a CDS encoding uncharacterized protein (ID:PFLUO_005901-T1.cds;~source:funannotate) yields MAEPIPQIQSVDTVDAAAPQNPPANSTPPVATPDNGSDFYNTPVATGTHALKEEGKDDAPEKVEELGPSKPPAVIPGLGLVQLSSQEPVVNGQPAFQTTDVKMTDEDSKETAAKVAEQEPNGETQEKSEPAEAMDVDTKTTEAAPDNTQVAEQPGEEQEGEHPEWEVDSSPYESSSDSSTSSDSDDSDDEDYPILSPEEQARILMLAEGGSDDEAEGKGKSGGYIRSTNEIAEDVLPIPDVKITPDMKIVHLGKIQTVVENALLIEANTSGEYQVLESGSLLCLQDYTTVGVVSETLGRVENPLYTVMFSSASEPQEKGLTKDMDVYYVEEHSTFVFTQPLKGMKGSDASNFHDEEIAEDEIEFSDDEAEADYKKRLKQKRQERKEARGGGAARGKRDRPGPSKLSHSELNYDDERGQEGYTPLARPKNLHEMMGPREAPVEGSDRNPGFRGGRGRGRGSDRGRGGRGRGAGGRGGRGGGGSWSQDQGRPQYGDAQSQPPDYASQPYQQQQQPAYGIPQSFAAYGQQPQQPQPFAPGAAPTQFPFQFPFQQAFQQPQQPNSFPSIPPGAHINPLFLAALQQQQQPQQYQQPQQYQQPQQYQQPQQYQQAPGQTQAQNPPMNFDQVKAQLELLRNLSNGNQGPPPS; encoded by the coding sequence ATGGCTGAACCCATACCACAGATTCAGTCTGTGGACACTGTGGACGCAGCAGCCCCCCAAAATCCCCCTGCGAACAGCACGCCACCCGTCGCGACTCCGGACAATGGCAGCGATTTTTATAACACGCCCGTGGCTACGGGGACACACGCcttgaaagaagagggcaAGGACGATGCGCCAgagaaggtcgaggaactTGGACCCTCGAAGCCTCCAGCGGTGATCCCTGGACTGGGTTTAGTCCAGCTGAGCTCGCAGGAGCCAGTTGTCAACGGCCAGCCTGCCTTTCAGACTACAGATGTCAAAATGACCGACGAAGACTCAAAAGAAACGGCAGCGAAAGTGGCCGAGCAAGAACCAAATGGAGAGACACAGGAAAAGAGCGAGCCGGCCGAAGCGATGGACGTCGACACCAAGACAACCGAAGCAGCGCCGGATAACACCCAGGTGGCCGAACAGCCAGGGGAGGAACAAGAGGGCGAGCATCCAGAGTGGGAGGTTGACTCATCACCTTACGAGTCGTCCTCAGATAGCTCTACCTCGTCGGATTCCGACGATAGCGACGATGAAGACTACCCGATCCTTAGCccagaagaacaagcgcGGATTCTGATGCTAGCTGAAGGCGGctcggacgacgaggcagaagggaaggggaagtcGGGTGGCTATATCAGGTCGACCAACGAAATAGCCGAAGATGTCCTTCCGATTCCAGACGTCAAAATCACACCCGATATGAAAATTGTGCATTTAGGCAAGATCCAGACCGTGGTCGAGAATGCGCTTCTCATCGAGGCCAACACCTCCGGAGAATATCAGGTCCTCGAGTCCGGCTCTTTACTTTGTCTCCAAGATTACACCACTGTTGGCGTCGTATCGGAAACCTTGGGGAGAGTCGAAAACCCCTTGTACACCGTCATGTTttcgtcggcctcggagCCGCAAGAGAAGGGCCTGACGAAAGACATGGATGTATACTATGTTGAGGAACACTCGACATTTGTCTTCACCCAGCCGCTCAAGGGGATGAAGGGAAGTGACGCCTCCAACTTCCACGATGAGGAGATCGCCGAGGACGAAATCGAGTTCTCCGATGATGAGGCAGAGGCCGATTACAAGAAGAGACTGAAGCAGAAAagacaggagagaaaggaggcCCGGGGCGGTGGTGCTGCTAGAGGTAAGAGAGACCGGCCAGGTCCCTCGAAACTGAGTCACTCCGAACTCAATTACGATGATGAGAGAGGCCAGGAAGGATACACTCCTCTTGCTCGGCCAAAAAATCTCCACGAGATGATGGGACCGCGCGAGGCACCCGTCGAAGGAAGTGATCGCAACCCTGGTTTCCGTGGCGGCCGGGGTCGTGGTCGAGGTTCTGatcgtggccgaggcggtcgtggccgaggcgcaggaggacgaggaggacgaggaggagggggatCTTGGAGTCAAGATCAGGGTCGACCTCAATACGGAGATGCTCAGTCTCAGCCTCCTGACTACGCATCCCAACCGtaccagcaacagcaacagcctGCGTACGGCATACCCCAGTCTTTCGCCGCATATGGgcaacagccgcagcagccgcagccgtTTGCCCCTGGTGCTGCTCCGACGCAGTTCCCTTTCCAATTTCCCTTCCAACAAGCCTTccaacagccgcagcagccCAATTCCTTCCCCTCCATTCCTCCGGGGGCTCATATCAATCCTCTGTTCTTGGCAGCGctgcaacaacagcagcagcctcaacAATATCAGCAGCCTCAACAATATCAGCAGCCCCAGCAATACCAGCAGCCTCAGCAATACCAGCAAGCTCCAGGACAGACTCAGGCGCAAAATCCGCCTATGAATTTCGACCAGGTCAAGGCGCAATTGGAATTGCTGCGCAATCTCAGCAATGGGAACCAGGGGCCGCCTCCGTCTTAA
- a CDS encoding uncharacterized protein (ID:PFLUO_005902-T1.cds;~source:funannotate), with product MASNNGPAQAPRTKQRPPPPPFYLPLDITLYLCLLCNGLAALFSPIQDCDEVFNFWEPAHYLEHGYGLQTWEYSPVYSIRSWLYVSLYAAVGKLASLFGTSKMIEFYIIRLSLAFVCSACQVRLYSSICRTVSPRIGLLFVMVLLFSPGMFHASTAFLPSTFTMYTSMLGMAAFLDWKGGRKIAQGIMWFGLGSIVGWPFAGALIVPPLTEELALAHLSGSIDSFIGAVVDGVVRCLSILAVEVAVDYVFFQKLALVPWNIVKYNVLGGKDKGPDIFGTEPWTFYFKNLVLNFNLWFVLAMLSLPLLVLQTAFRFHTTSLQTVLRTLTMIAPFYIWFGIFTEQPHKEERFMYPAYPFLALNAAIAFHMILSYIGSSNRQEFIGRIPARLKFLGVISVVLVALNAGMLRTLGMVTAYRAPLKVFEPLQQPDMAHAGQNVCFGKEWYRFPSSYFLPHEKRAKFIRSEFRGLLPGEFPEASDYFGRLRGASQIPSGMNDLNQEDPSKYVDISQCSFLVDSSFPGREATELEPAYVLDEASWTTLKCESFLDTAQTGLLGRLMWIPDLPFIPEPLQRKWGQYCLLQRRGPEHSI from the exons ATGGCGAGCAACAACGGGCCTGCACAGGCTCCGAGGACGAAGCAACG tcctcctcctcctcccttCTACCTCCCCCTGGACATCACACTCTATCTTTGTCTCCTCTGCAACGGTCTCGCCGCGCTGTTCTCCCCTATTCAGGATTGCGACGAAGTGTTCAATTTCTGGGAACCCGCCCACTACCTCGAGCACGGGTACGGCTTACAAACATGGGAATATTCGCCTGTTTACTCCATCCGGAGCTGGCTCTACGTGTCCCTCTACGCGGCTGTGGGGAAGCTGGCATCGCTGTTCGGCACCAGCAAAATGATTGAGTTCTACATCATCCGGTTATCGCTTGCCTTTGTGTGCTCTGCCTGCCAGGTCCGGTTGTACTCCTCTATTTGCCGGACGGTCAGCCCCCGCATTGGACTGCTGTTCGTGATGGTCCTCTTATTCAGTCCGGGCATGTTCCATGCGTCAACCGCCTTTCTCCCGTCCACCTTCACCATGTACACATCAATGCTTGGTATGGCTGCCTTTTTGGATTGGAAGGGTGGTCGGAAAATTGCGCAGGGGATCATGTGGTTTGGTCTGGGGTCCATTGTCGGATGGCCATTCGCGGGAGCTTTGATTGTCCCGCCTCTGACGGAGGAATTGGCCCTTGCACACCTGTCCGGGTCAATTGACTCTTTCATCGGCGCTGTTGTGGATGGCGTCGTGAGATGTCTGTCTATTCTG GCAGTCGAGGTAGCAGTGGACTATGttttcttccagaagctCGCCTTGGTGCCCTGGAACATCGTCAAGTACAATGTCTTGGGAGGCAAGGACAAGGGGCCCGATATCTTTGGCACCGAACCATGGACATTTTATTTCAAGAACCTGGTGCTAAATTTCAACCTCTGGTTTGTCCTCGCCATGTTGTCCTTGCCGCTTCTGGTTCTTCAAACCGCTTTCAGATTCCACACAACCTCACTGCAGACAGTTCTGCGGACTCTCACCATGATTGCACCCTTCTACATCTGGTTCGGCATCTTCACGGAGCAGCCTCACAAGGAGGAGCGGTTCATGTATCCGGCATATCCCTTCTTGGCTCTCAATGCCGCTATCGCTTTCCATATGATTCTATCCTATATTGGGTCTAGTAACCGGCAAGAGTTCATCGGTCGCATCCCTGCAAGGCTGAAATTCCTCGGTGTCATTTCAGTGGTGCTGGTCGCACTCAATGCCGGCATGCTGCGAACTCTGGGCATGGTGACCGCTTACCGCGCGCCTCTGAAGGTGTTTGAGCCCCTCCAGCAGCCCGACATGGCGCATGCAGGACAGAACGTGTGTTTCGGCAAGGAGTGGTACCGCTTCCCTTCATCCTACTTCCTTCCGCATGAGAAGCGCGCCAAGTTTATTCGCAGCGAGTTTCGCGGGTTACTGCCGGGTGAATTCCCTGAAGCATCCGACTATTTTGGTCGTCTGAGAGGCGCCTCTCAGATCCCGTCGGGGATGAACGACTTGAATCAAGAAGACCCCAGCAAATAT GTGGATATCTCTCAGTGCTCGTTCCTGGTCGACTCCTCTTTCCCCGGCCGCGAGGCGACCGAGCTGGAACCAGCCTATGTGTTGGATGAAGCAAGCTGGACGACTCTGAAGTGTGAGAGCTTTCTGGATACAGCGCAGACAGGCCTATTGGGCCGGTTGATGTGGATTCCCGATCTGCCATTCATCCCGGAACCCCTGCAGCGGAAATGGGGACAGTActgccttctccagcgccgagggCCTGAACATTCTATCTAA